One stretch of Chryseobacterium sp. LJ668 DNA includes these proteins:
- a CDS encoding LolA family protein codes for MKKIISKIIFGSFVIGSIAFVQAQKIDAKAKKILDDVTANYKSKKNSYFKFAFGSGINGTVNKNEPGIYYTAGDKYKLKIMETEQIFDGSKIYNINTEDKEVTVAKPNESSTMFSPINYLTSYRKDYNVSYNGKKTIDGVSADFIKLTPVKANGLKYIYIYIDGAKKQMLKLEQHGNNKDIAVIAIKEYKENQQLDANMFVFDKNKYKNYLVTEL; via the coding sequence ATGAAAAAAATAATTTCAAAAATAATATTTGGAAGTTTTGTAATCGGAAGTATTGCTTTTGTTCAGGCACAAAAAATTGATGCCAAAGCAAAAAAAATACTGGATGATGTGACAGCAAATTATAAATCTAAAAAGAATTCATATTTCAAATTTGCCTTTGGAAGCGGTATTAATGGAACCGTCAACAAAAACGAACCCGGTATTTACTATACAGCCGGAGATAAATACAAATTGAAGATCATGGAAACCGAGCAGATTTTCGATGGCAGCAAGATCTATAATATCAATACAGAAGATAAGGAAGTGACGGTAGCCAAGCCTAATGAAAGCTCTACAATGTTCTCTCCAATCAATTATCTTACATCGTACAGAAAAGATTACAACGTTTCTTATAACGGAAAAAAAACCATAGACGGTGTAAGTGCAGATTTCATTAAATTGACCCCGGTAAAAGCAAACGGATTAAAATACATCTATATTTATATCGATGGTGCAAAAAAGCAGATGCTTAAATTAGAACAGCACGGAAACAACAAAGACATTGCCGTGATCGCCATCAAAGAATACAAAGAAAACCAGCAATTAGACGCAAATATGTTTGTTTTTGATAAGAATAAGTATAAGAATTATCTTGTCACAGAATTATAA
- a CDS encoding LptF/LptG family permease: MFKILDRYIIKTFFGPFFFIFSVLFFIFIVNIVWIQLGQFMGKGLTTLQIMKLLFYLGVNVVSMVLPLTILLASIMSFGEFGERYELAAMKAAGISLTRVMMPLLGVVTLMAIILYFFSNNIIPDFQRKAKNMLFNIAQTKPALNFTPGQFIDQIPGYMVKFDKIEGEDGRKLEGIFIHKKASTFENQQSIVAEKGKFVTPANKNYLQLVLYNGYVFEDSYAGKAENVRLKQPDQAIKFDTLVSHFDISEIINKAIEQERITEDYRFQTFNELFTTIDKTRKDNTKLTENVGNEVLSQTSSVVSYMDKNKAKAPVKSQYKFDTIKKDKKLEMIYNAHSRLDNLKSTLDSKDEELKPSVKYFNKVVIYQQRIISYSFTCIIFFMIGASLGSIIRKGGMGVPVIVAIVIFIVFYVINVGFENVAWSGKMSPYLAAWLPNIILFPFGVLMTYKALTDSQLFDSEKYKAFFKPLTKLFVKDKEHKRYQ, translated from the coding sequence ATGTTTAAAATATTAGACCGATATATCATTAAAACCTTTTTTGGTCCGTTCTTTTTTATATTCAGTGTATTGTTTTTCATTTTCATTGTAAACATTGTCTGGATTCAGCTAGGGCAGTTTATGGGGAAAGGTCTTACAACGTTACAGATCATGAAGCTTCTTTTCTATTTGGGAGTGAACGTTGTAAGTATGGTATTGCCTTTAACGATACTTCTGGCAAGCATCATGTCCTTCGGGGAATTTGGTGAACGATACGAACTTGCCGCCATGAAGGCCGCCGGAATCTCTTTGACCCGAGTAATGATGCCTCTTTTGGGAGTCGTTACCCTAATGGCCATAATACTCTATTTTTTTTCAAACAATATCATTCCAGACTTCCAAAGGAAAGCCAAAAATATGCTTTTCAATATTGCTCAGACCAAACCTGCTTTAAATTTTACACCTGGGCAGTTTATTGATCAGATTCCCGGCTATATGGTAAAATTTGATAAAATTGAAGGTGAAGACGGACGTAAGCTCGAAGGAATATTCATTCATAAAAAAGCGAGTACTTTCGAAAACCAACAGTCTATAGTCGCAGAAAAAGGAAAATTCGTAACGCCTGCAAACAAAAATTATTTACAACTTGTATTATATAATGGCTATGTGTTTGAAGACAGCTATGCCGGAAAAGCTGAAAATGTAAGGTTAAAGCAACCCGATCAGGCAATAAAATTTGACACATTGGTTTCTCATTTCGACATTAGTGAAATTATCAATAAAGCGATTGAACAGGAAAGAATAACTGAAGATTACCGATTTCAGACTTTTAATGAATTGTTTACCACAATCGACAAAACTAGAAAAGACAATACAAAATTGACGGAGAATGTAGGTAATGAAGTGCTGTCGCAAACCAGTTCAGTCGTAAGTTATATGGATAAAAACAAAGCGAAAGCTCCTGTAAAATCACAATATAAGTTTGACACCATAAAAAAAGATAAAAAGCTGGAAATGATCTATAATGCTCACAGCAGACTTGATAATCTTAAATCCACACTTGATTCAAAAGATGAAGAGCTTAAACCAAGCGTAAAATATTTTAATAAAGTTGTTATTTACCAGCAGAGAATTATCTCTTATTCATTTACCTGTATTATATTTTTTATGATCGGCGCAAGTTTAGGATCAATCATTCGAAAAGGAGGCATGGGTGTTCCAGTTATCGTAGCCATCGTAATTTTTATTGTATTCTATGTAATTAATGTAGGTTTCGAAAACGTTGCCTGGTCCGGAAAAATGAGTCCGTATCTTGCGGCATGGCTTCCAAATATCATCTTATTCCCGTTTGGAGTTTTAATGACTTATAAAGCTCTTACAGATTCTCAATTATTTGATTCAGAAAAATATAAAGCGTTCTTTAAACCACTTACAAAACTTTTTGTAAAAGATAAAGAGCATAAACGTTATCAATAA